The genomic segment actagagaggacagctcaactaggaaagacagctgaactagagaggacagctcaactagagaggacagatcaactagagaagacagctcaacttgagaggacagcttaactttagaggacagctcaacttgagaggacagctcaacttgagaggacagctcaacttgagaggacagctcaacctgagatgacagctcaacttgagaggacagctcaacttgcgagggcagctcaacttcagagggcagctcaatttgagaggacagctcaacttgcgaggacagcacaacttgtgcggacagcacagcttgcaccgacagcaaagcttgcaccgacagcaaagcttgcaaggacagcacggcttgctaagacagcacggattgcgacgacagcacggcttgcgaggacagcacggcttgcgcggacagcacagcttgagagagcagcacagcttgcagggacagcacagcttgcgaggacaacacaggttgcggggacagcacagcttgcggggacagcacagcttgcggggacagcacaccttgcggggacagcacagattgcgaggacagctcaacttgagaggacagctcaacctgagaggaaagctcaacctgagaggacagctcaactagagaggacagctcaactttaaaggacagctcaacttgagaggacaattcaacttgagaggacagctcaacttgagagggcagctcaacttgagaggacagctcaactagtgAGGACGgctcaacgtgagagaacagctcaactagagaggacagctcaactagagacgacagctcaactagggaagacagctcaactacagaggacagctcaactagagaggacagatcaactagagaagacagctcaactttagaggacagctcaagttgagaggacagctcaacttgagaggacagctcaacttgagaggacagctcaacctgagacgacagctcaacttgagaggacagcacaacttgagaggacagcacaacttgggagggcAGCACAACTtgggcggacagcacagcttgcgccgacagcaaagcttgcaaggacagcacggcttgcgaggacagcacggatatcgacgacagcacggcttgcgaggacagcatggcttgcaaggacagcacagcttgcgagagcagcacagcttgcagcgacagcacagcttgtgaggacagcacagcttgcggggacagctcaGCTtgaggggacagcacagcttgcggggacagcacagcttgcggggacagcacagcttgcggggacagcacagcttgcggggacagcacatattacgaggacagctcaacttgagaggacagctcaacctgagaggaaagctcaacctgaaaggacagctcaactagagaggacagctcaattttagaggacagctcaacttgagatgacagctcaacttgagaggacaggtcaacttgagaggacagctcaacttgacaggacagctcaatatgacagctcaacttgagaggacagctcaactagagaggacagctcatcttgagaggacagctcaacttgagaggacagctcaacttgagagggcagctcaacttgagtgtacagctcaacttgagaggacagctcaaattgagaggacagctcaatttgagaggacagcacaacttgcgaggacagcacaacttgcgaggacagcaaagcttgcgaggacagcaaagcttgtgaggacagcaaagcttgtgaggacagcacggcttgcgaggacagcaaggcttgggtggacagcatggcttccgaggacagcacggcttgcgaggacagcacagcttgtgaggacagcacagcttgcgaggacagcacagcttgcgatgacagcatggcttgcaaggacagcacggcttgcgaggacagcacagcttgcgaggacagcacagcttgtgaggacagcacagcttgcgaggacagcacagctttcgaggacagcacagcttgtgatgacagcacaacttgcgaggacagcacggcttgcgaggacagctcaacttgagaggacagctcaacttgagaggacagctaaacttgagaggacagcccaccttgagagaacagctcatctagagaggacagctcatctagagaggacagctcaacatcagaggacagctcaacttgaaggagaagtcaacttgagaggacagcttaacttgagaggacagctcaacttgagaggacagctcaacttgagaggacagctcaactagagagggcagctcaactagagagggcatcTCAACTAGGGAggtcagctcaactagagagggaagctcaacttgagaggacagctcaacttaagaggacagctcaacttgagagggcagctcaacttgagagggcagctcaacttgagagggcagctcaacttgagagggcagctcaacttgagagggcagctcattttgacagggcagctcaacttgagagggcagctcaacttgagtgtacagctcaacttgagaggaaatctcaacctgagaggacacctcaacctgagaggacagctcaacttgagaggacagctcaacttgagaggacagctcatcttgagtggacagctcaacttgagaggacggcacaacttgaaaggacagcacaacttgagaggacagctcaacttgagaggacagctcaacttgagaagacagctcaacctgagaggactgCTTAActtgagatgacagctcaacttgagagggcagctcaacttgagaggccagcactacttgagaggaaagcacaacttgcgaggacagcacaacttgcgaggacagcaaagcttgcgagaacagcacagcttgccaggacagcacggctttctaggacagcacagcttgagagaaAACCacagcctgcgaggacagcacagcttgcgaggacagcacagcttgcgagagcagcacagcttgcagggacagcacagcttgcgaggacagcacagcttgtggggacagcacagctggcggggacagcacagcttgcggggacggcacagcttgcggggacggcacagcttgcggggtcagcacagcttgtggggacagcacagcttgcggggacagcacaccttgcggggacagcacagattgcgaggacagctcaacttgggaggacagctcaacctgagaggaaagctcaacctgagaggacaactcagctagagaggacagctcaactttagaggacagctcaacttgagaggacagcacaacttgcgaggacagcacaacttgcgaggacagcaaagcttgcgaggacagcaaagcttgtgaggacagcacggcttgcgaggacagcacgacttgcgaggacagcacagcttgcgaggacagcatggcttgcaaggacagcacggcttgcgaggacagcacagcttgcgaggagagcacagcatgcgaggatagctcaacttaagaggacagctgaacttcagaggacagctcaacttcagaggacagcttaacttgagaggacagctcaacttcagagggcatctcaacttgagaggacagctcaacttgagaggacagctcatatagagaggacagctcatctagagaggacagctcaacatcagaggacagctcaacttgaaggagaggtcaacttgagatgacatctcaacttgagaggacagctcaacttgagaggacagctcaaccagagaggacagctcaactagagaggacagctcaactagagaggacagctcaactagggaagacagctgaactagagaggacagctcaactagagaggacagatcaactagagaagacagctcaacttgagaggacagcttaactttagaggacagctcaacttgagaggacagctcaacttgagaggacagctcaacttgagaggacagctcaacctgagatgacagctcaacttgagaggacagctcaacttgagaggacagctcaacttgagaggacagctcaactagagaggacagctcaactagagaggacagctcaacttgagaggacagcacaacttgcgaggacagcacaacttgtgcggacagcacagcttgcaccgacagcaaagcttgcaccgacagcaaagcttgcaaggacagcacggcttgctaagacagcacggattgcgacgacagcacggcttgcgaggacagcacggcttgcgaggacagcacagcttgagagagcagcacagcttgcagggacagcacagcttgcgaggacaacacaggttgcggggacagcacagcttgcggggacagcacagcttgcggggacagcacaccttgcggggacagcacagattgcgaggacagctcaacttgagaggacagctcaacctgagaggaaagctcaacctgagaggacagctcaactagagaggacagctcaactttagaggacagctcaacttgagaggacaattcaacttgagaggacagctcaacttgagagggcagctcaacttgagagggcagctcaacttcagagggcagctcaacttcagagggcagctcagcttgagatggcagctcaacttgagagggcagctcaacttgagaggacagctcaatttgagaggacagcacaacttgagaggacagcacaacttgcgaggacagcacaacttgggaggacaccacagcttgcgccgacagcaaagcctgcactgacagcaaagcttgcaaggacagcacggcttgcgaggacagcacggattacgacgacagcacggcttgcgaggacagcacggcttgcgaggacagcacaggttgcgagagcagctcaacttgagaggacaggtcaacttaaaagggcagctcaacttcagagggcaggtcaacttgagagggcagctcaacttgagaacgcagctcaacttgagagggcagctcaacttgagtgtacagctcaacttgagaggaaatctcatcttgagaggacagctcaacttgagaggacagctcaacttaaaagggcagctcaacttcagagggcagctcaacttgagagggcagctcaacttgatagggcagctcaacttgagaggacagctcaacttgagaggacagctcaactagagaggacagcacaacttaagaggacagctcaacttaaaagggcagctcaacttcagagggcagctcaacttgagagggcagctcaacttgagagggcagctcaacttgagagggcagctcaacttgagtgtacagctcaacttgagaggacagctcaactagagaggacagctcatcttgagaggatagctcaacttgagaggacagctcaacttaagaggagagctcaacttaaaagggcagctcaacttcagagggcagctcaacttgagagggcagctcaacttgatagggcagctcaacttgagaggacagctcaacttgagaggacagctcaactagagaggacagctcaactagagaggacagctcaactagagaggacagctcaactaggaaagacagctgaactagagaggacagctcaactagagaggacagatcaactagagaagacagctcaacttgagaggacagcttaactttagaggacagctcaacttgagaggacagctcaacttgagaggacagctcaacttgagaggacagctcaacctgagatgacagctcaacttgagaggacagctcaacttgcgagggcagctcaacttcagagggcagctcaatttgagaggacagctcaacttgcgaggacagcacaacttgtgcggacagcacagcttgcaccgacagcaaagcttgcaccgacagcaaagcttgcaaggacagcacggcttgctaagacagcacggattgcgacgacagcacggcttgcgaggacagcacggcttgcgcggacagcacagcttgagagagcagcacagcttgcagggacagcacagcttgcgaggacaacacaggttgcggggacagcacagcttgcggggacagcacagcttgcggggacagcacaccttgcggggacagcacagattgcgaggacagctcaacttgagaggacagctcaacctgagaggaaagctcaacctgagaggacagctcaactagagaggacagctcaactttaaaggacagctcaacttgagaggacaattcaacttgagaggacagctcaacttgagagggcagctcaacttgagagggcagctcaacttcagagggcagctcaacttcagagggcagctcagcttgagagggcagctcaacttgagagggcagctcaacttgagaggacagctcaatttgagaggacagcacaacttgagaggacagcacaacttgcgaggacagcacaacttgggaggacaccacagcttgcgccgacagcaaagcttgcactgacagcaaagcttgcaaggacagcacggcttgcgaggacagcacggattgcggcgacagcacggctagcgaggacagcacggcttgcgaggacagcacaggttgcgagagcagctcaacttgagaggacaggtcaacttaaaagggcagctcaacttgagagggcagctcaacttgagagggcagctcaacttgagaacgcagctcaacttgagagggcagctcaacttgagtgtacagctcaacttgagaggaaatctcatcttgagaggacagctcaacttgagaggacagctcaacttaaaagggcagctcaacttcagagggcagctcaacttgagagggcagctcaacttgatagggcagctcaacttgagaggacagctcaacttgagaggacagctcaactagagaggacagcacaacttaagaggacagctcaacttaaaagggcagctcaacttcagagggcagctcaacttgagagggcagctcaacttgagagggcagctcaacgtgagagggcagctcaacttgagagggcagctcaacttgagagggtagctcaacttgagtgtacagctcaacttgagaggaaatctcaagctGAGAGGACACCtgaacctgagaggacagctcaacttgagaggacagtccaactgtagaggacagcagaactgtagaggacagcagaactgtagaggcagctcaacttgagaggacacctcaacttgagaggacagctcaacttgagaggacagctcaacttgagaggacagctcaacttgagaggacagctcaactcgagaggacagcacaacttgagaggacagcacaacttgcgaggacagcacaacttgcgaggacagcaaagcttgcgaggacagcaaagcttgtgtggacagcaaaacttgtgaggacagcacggcttgcgaggacagcaaggcttgcgtggacagcatggcttccgaggacagcacggcttgcgaggacagcacggcttgtgaggacagcatggcttgcgaggacagcacggcttgcgaggacagctcggcttgctaggacagcacagcttgcgaggacagcacagcttgcgaggacagcacagcttgcgaggacagcacagcttgcgatgacagcacaacttgcgaggacagcacggcttgcgaggacagctcaacttgagaggacagctcaacttgagaggacagctcaacttgagaggacagctcaacctgagaggacagctcaacttgagaggacagcttaacttgagaggacagctcaacttgagagggcagctcaacttgagaggacagctcaacttgagaggacagctcatgtacagaggacagctcatctagagaggacagctcaacatcagaggacagctcaacttgaaggagaggtcaacttgagaggacatctcaacttgagaggacagctcaacttgagaggacagctcaacttgagaggacagctcaactagagagggcagctcatcttgagaggacagctcaacttgagaggacagctcaacttgagaggacagctcaacttgggagggcagctcaacttgagagggcagctcaacttgagagggcagctcaacttgagagggcagctcaacttgagaggaaatctcaacctgagaggacacctcaacctgagaggacagctcaacttgagaggacagtccaactgtagaggacagctcaactgtagaggacagctcaacttgagaggacagctcaacttgagaggacagcacaacttgcgaggacagcacaacttgcgaggacagcaaagcttgcgaggacagcaaagcttgagaggacagcaaagtttgtgatgacagcatggcttgcgaggacagcaaggcttgcgtggacagcacgtcttccg from the Schistocerca piceifrons isolate TAMUIC-IGC-003096 unplaced genomic scaffold, iqSchPice1.1 HiC_scaffold_1886, whole genome shotgun sequence genome contains:
- the LOC124741226 gene encoding E3 ubiquitin-protein ligase RNF12-B-like translates to MLSSQAVLSSQVVLSSQAVLSSQALLSSQALLSSQVVLSSQVVLSSQVELSSKVELSSLAELSSQVELSSQVELSSQVELSSQSVLSPQGVLSPQAVLSPQAVLTPQAVPSPQAVPSPQAVLSPPAVLSPQAVLSSQAVLSLQAVLLSQAVLSSQAKAVLSWQAVLFSQALLSSQVVLSSQVVLSSQVVLASQVELPSQVELSSQVKQSSQVELSSQVELSSQVELSSQVVLSFQVVPSSQVELSTQDELSSQVELSSQVELSSQVEVSSQVEISSQVELYTQVELPSQVELPCQNELPSQVELPSQVELPSQVELPSQVELPSQVELSS